In Burkholderia sp. WP9, a genomic segment contains:
- a CDS encoding SirB1 family protein: MTRVLDYFSTLVAEDDSLPLTEAALSLAQDAYPDLDLQATLAEIDELVVRLQRRMPDDADIKQKVGILNRFFFRELGFASNLNDYYDPDNSHLNAVLKRRRGIPISLAVLYLEMAEQIGVPARGVSFPGHFLLRVTTPDGDVMLDPTSGHSLSESEMVEMLEPYVASAGESVSRALRMLLQPATRREIIARMLRNLKSTYLQTERWQRLLAVQQRLVILLPESIEEVRDRGFAYARLDYLRPALEDLERYLGDRPDAEDATVVESQLHELRQRTQHNDRD; encoded by the coding sequence ATGACGCGAGTTCTCGACTATTTCAGCACGCTGGTTGCCGAAGACGACAGTCTTCCGTTGACCGAGGCGGCGCTCTCGCTCGCGCAGGATGCTTATCCCGACCTCGATCTGCAAGCCACGCTCGCCGAGATCGACGAGCTGGTGGTGCGTCTGCAGCGGCGCATGCCGGACGACGCCGACATCAAGCAGAAAGTCGGCATTCTGAACCGGTTCTTCTTTCGCGAGCTGGGTTTCGCCAGCAATCTCAACGACTATTACGACCCGGACAACAGCCATCTGAACGCGGTGCTCAAGCGGCGCCGCGGCATTCCGATTTCGCTGGCCGTGCTGTATCTGGAGATGGCTGAGCAGATCGGCGTTCCGGCGCGCGGCGTGTCTTTTCCCGGCCACTTCCTGTTGCGCGTGACCACGCCCGACGGCGACGTGATGCTCGATCCGACCAGCGGACATTCGCTGTCCGAGTCGGAGATGGTGGAGATGCTGGAGCCTTATGTCGCGTCGGCGGGCGAATCGGTGAGCAGGGCGCTGCGCATGCTGCTGCAACCGGCCACGCGCCGCGAGATCATCGCCCGCATGCTGCGCAACCTGAAGTCCACGTATCTTCAGACGGAACGCTGGCAGCGTTTGCTGGCGGTGCAGCAGCGTCTCGTGATCCTGCTGCCGGAGAGTATCGAAGAAGTGCGCGACCGCGGCTTCGCGTATGCACGGCTCGATTACCTGCGCCCCGCGCTCGAAGACCTGGAGCGTTATCTCGGCGACCGGCCGGATGCCGAAGACGCGACCGTGGTCGAGTCGCAATTGCACGAACTGCGTCAGCGCACCCAGCACAACGATCGCGACTAG
- a CDS encoding 3-hydroxyacyl-CoA dehydrogenase, with protein sequence MEIRDNVFLITGGASGLGAATARLLVQNGGKVVLADLNVEAGEALARELGGVFVKCDVSREDDATQAVDAATKLGTLRGLVNCAGVAPAIKTVGKDGPHPLDSFARTISINLIGTFNMIRLAAAAMSKNEPNANGERGVIINTASVAAYDGQIGQAAYAASKSGVVGMTLPIARDLSRNAIRVMTIAPGIFETPMLLGMPQEVQDALGAMVPFPPRLGKPAEYAMLAKQIFDNPMLNGEVIRLDGAIRMQPK encoded by the coding sequence ATGGAGATTCGTGACAATGTGTTCCTGATCACCGGCGGTGCGTCAGGCTTGGGCGCAGCCACGGCGCGCCTGCTCGTCCAAAATGGCGGCAAGGTGGTGCTCGCCGACCTGAATGTGGAGGCCGGCGAGGCGCTCGCCAGGGAACTCGGCGGTGTCTTCGTCAAATGCGACGTCAGCCGCGAAGACGACGCCACGCAAGCCGTCGATGCCGCCACCAAACTCGGCACGCTGCGCGGCCTCGTCAATTGCGCGGGTGTCGCGCCTGCCATCAAAACGGTCGGCAAGGACGGCCCCCATCCGCTCGATTCGTTCGCGCGCACCATCTCGATCAACCTGATCGGCACGTTCAACATGATCCGGCTTGCCGCCGCAGCCATGTCGAAGAACGAGCCGAATGCGAATGGCGAGCGTGGCGTGATCATCAATACGGCGTCGGTGGCCGCCTACGATGGCCAGATCGGCCAGGCGGCTTATGCCGCGTCCAAGAGCGGCGTGGTCGGCATGACGCTGCCCATTGCCCGTGACCTGTCGCGCAACGCAATCCGCGTGATGACCATTGCGCCGGGCATTTTCGAAACGCCCATGCTGCTCGGCATGCCGCAGGAAGTGCAGGACGCCCTCGGCGCGATGGTGCCGTTCCCACCGCGTCTCGGCAAACCGGCGGAGTACGCGATGCTGGCCAAGCAGATCTTCGACAACCCGATGCTCAATGGTGAAGTGATCCGCCTGGACGGCGCGATCCGCATGCAGCCGAAGTGA